CATGCGTTCTCGTCCTCCAGGGCCGAAAGCACTGCCTCGGGCGCAACCGGCAGGCGGGTCACGTCCATGCCGATGGCGTCGTAAAGCGCCTGGGCCACGGCCGGACCGGGTCCGTGGATGCCGACCTCGCCCATGCCCTTGAGTCCCATGGGACCGGTGGGTTCGTTGTCGGGAAGGGCCAGACAGGCAATATCCGGCAGATCCAGGGCGGTGGGAATCAGATAGGTGCTGAGGTCTGCGGCCCGGATGCGACCCTGGTCAAGGGCCATGTCCTCGAAAAGCGTCAGTCCCGCGCCCTGGGCTGTCGCGCCCTGGATTTGCTGCTCCACGCCGGCCAGGGAAAAGACCCGGCCGCAGGCGACGACCCCGAGGCATTGCGCCAGCCTGACCCGGCCCGTCAGTTCGTCCACTTCGACCCCGCACAGACAGGCTCCGTAGGAATAGAAGCGGTGGGGGAAACCAAGCTTGCATGCATGGCCCGTATCGGGCGGGTCGGCCACCACCGGCATCACGAACTGGTCGATGTAGATCCGGTCGTCGCGGATGAGAAATCCAGCCAGCAGGGACAAAGGGACGGTGCGACCGGTGGCCGGATCGGACACGCCCCCGGGCACGAGGGTCAGCCGGTCCGGCGCGTCGCACAAAAGCGCCAGCGCGGCCCTGGTCCGTAATTTTTCCGCCATGGCCCGGCAGGCCCGGAGCAGGGCGTTGCCAAAGGTGTAGGTGGTGCGGCTGGCCGAGGACGAGCCGGCCGGCGGACAGACCCGGGTGTCCGGCTGGACGCAGGCGAAGGCGGTTTCGGGCTGCCCCAGGGCCTTGGCGGCCATGGCCACGAAGGCCGCGGCATTGCCTTGCCCCATGTCCGGCACGGAGTTGTACAGGCGAAACGTCCCCTGGCGCGTCAGCTCCAGCTTGGCGGCGGCGTGGTCGGGCAGGCCCCGGCCATAGCCCATGGCGTTATGTACGGCGACCAGCCCCACTCCGCGTCGAGTCAGCGGCGGGGCCGCCTGCTTCCAGGCTTCCCGTCCGGTCCAGAACGGATGGTCCATGGCGGCCTGGAGACAGGCGGCGACGTCGGTTCCGGGTTCGACCGCCACGCCGACGGCGTTTTTTTCACCCGGGCGCAGGGCATTTTGCAGCCGCAGGGAGTCCGGAGTGCGGCCAAGCCGCGTGGCCAGGAGATCCATGGCCCGTTCCAGGGCAAAGGTGGCCTGGACCACGCCAAAGCCCCGGAAGGCACCGCCCACGGGGTTGTTGGTGTAGGCGCAAAAGCCTTCGATGCGCGTATGGGGGATGCGGTACGGACCGCCGGCATGCTCCATGCCGAGTTCCATGATCTCGCCGCTTAAGTGGGCGTAGGGGCCGGCGTCAAAATGCATGGCGCAATCAAGCGCCTGCAGCCTGCCGTCGGCGGCAGCGCCCAGGCGGATGTCCATGACGGCGGCGTGGCGCTTGTAGCCGGCCAGGAAGGTCTCCTCGCGGCTCCAGACCATCTTGACCCATCGGCCCGGCAGACGCAGGGCGGCCAGGGCCAGCAGGCACTGGACGGTCGCCCCGTCCTTGCCGCCAAAGCCGCCGCCGAGATAGGGCGCGCGCACGCGGATGCGCTGGGGATCAAGCCCCAGGGCCTGGGCAATCTCGAAGCGGTCCCGAAAAGGGGCCTGGGTGGAGACGACCATGTCCAGGAGGCCCGACGGCAGGAGCCGGGCCAGCCCGTTTGGCGGTTCCAGGAACACATGGTCCTGCAAGGGTGTCGCAAACCGGCCCGCGACCACGACGTCGCAGTTGGCCAGGGCCGCCCCGGCGTCGCCCTTTTCCATGAGCCCGTGGGCCAGGAGATTGCCCTCCTCGCGGCCGGAATGCACCAGCGGCGCATCCGGCGACAGGGCCTGGACGGGATCAAAAACTCCGGGCAGCGCTTCGAAATCGACCCGGATGGCGGCCAGCCCGGCGGCCAGGGCCTCCCGGTTCTCGGCCACAACCAGGGCCACGGGGTCGCCGCAGTGTCGCACCCTTTCCCCGCACAGCACCGGTTGGTCCTTGTGGACGATGCCCTGGCGGTTGGTCCCCGGGACATCGGCCCGGGTCAGCACGGCCACGACGCCGGGCAGGCCTCGGGCGGAAGCGACATCCAGGCCGGCGATGCGGCCGTGGGGGAGGCCTGCCCGCCTGACGCCGGCCCACAGGCAGCCTGCCGGCGTTTCGTCTGCGGCGTAGCGCTCGCAGCCGCAGGTCTTGGCCAGGGCATCGACCCGGGGAGAGCTGGCCTGTCCGGCCACGTCTGCCTCAGCGCCCATGCCTGCGCCACTCCTCCCGGATGTGCGCCAGGATCGCCTTGGCCCGGTCGGTCAGCAGCTGCACGGCTTCGAAGTCCGGCTCCGCCGCCAACCGTTGGAACATGACGGCGTCGCCGCCCGGAAACCACAGCGGCAAAAACGCCCCGAACACGTACCCCCGCTCCCGCAAGGCCTCCACCGCAAAGGCCACGCCCGGGGAGGCCGTGTTGCAAAACACCTGGACCACGGCCAAGCCCAGGCGGACGGCCCGTTCCTCGATGGCAGCGACATGCCCGGGAAAATCCCGGCCGATGACGGCCACCTGGATGCGCTCCACCTGGGCGAGGTCAAAAATTCGTGCGTCGAGCACGGTTTCCGGTGCTTGGGGGACGTCGCTGGCGGCAAAGTGCATATCGCGGTTCAGGGAAAAGCCCGAAAGGATCGGCTCCAACACCGGTCGGCAGTCTTCGGGGAGATACAGCGGCAACGGAGCGTCCCGATGCACCCGGAAAGCCATCATGCACGTGACCCGGCCGGCCGCCCCTTCCTTGGCATAGGCCCCGTCCGGCATGAGGGACAGTTCGATGCCGCAGGGCACATACCCCTGCCGGTCGCCGCTTTTCTGAGTGACGACATGGTTGCAGACCGCCTCGCCAAAAAAGGCCTCGGCCCAGGTCATGGCATGGGAGACCGCATCGAGTTCCCGAAGCAGCTTGAAGGCCATGGAGGTCTGGCGGTAGGCCGGATCGACCAGGAGTTGCCCCTGCTCATACACGGCCGGATTGGGCGGCGAACTGCGGTAATACGCCCCATGGCCGACGATCTCGCCGGTCTCCGCCCTGGCCACCAGCGTCAACACGGCTTTCTGCTGGTTCAGGGCCACAAGCTTTTCCGGCACATAGTAATCCAGGACCGGATAGTTGGCGTCGTAAATGGCATAAAACAGGCCGGCCACGCCAAGCGCGTCCTGGGGGCGCATTCGGTCGATGACATACGGCTTCCCCTGAGGGATTTCCGCCTTGTTTTTCACGATGCGGGCAATGGCCGCACCTTTGAGCGTCTCGTCATCGAAATGCCGGGCGACAAAGTCGAGCCAATCATCCAGAGAGCCTTCCTGGCAAAGCGATGCGGGCGCGTCGGGCGTCCCGAGGGCCTCGGTGAGGCGCTTGGCCAAGGCAACGCCCATCTCCGCCGGAATGTCTTGGACCGCAAGCGGCACATCCCGGGATATGGCGGCAACGGCCTCGATCGGACATCCCGTTGTCGCCAGAAACACCTTGAGCGTATCGAGATCACATTCCATACATTCCCCAGAGCAGCCTCGGCGACCCGGAATCCGTGGTTTGGCGCGAGATTGGCCATTGCCGTCCGTGTGTGGCGATACGCGGCGAAAGCATCGAGTGCGGGCAATTCCCAGGTCAGCGCCTCAGGTCTGGTCAGCCCGAAACGCTCCTCCAACACGACAAGGAAAGGAGGGAAATCCAGGAACCGACGCCCTGGCGCGACAGCGGCCCATCGGGCCGCTGTGAGGCGGCGACAGACTCGTCCACCCCGGACAAAGGCATACTTTCTCGTAATTCCGCATCGGTGACAAGCATGGAGGCTTCTAACCATCCGCCGGCAAGCCGGCAGCAAGGGTGGGCAGATGTGGTCACCTTGGCAAGCCGTCGACAGGCGCGTTGCAGGGAACAGGTCGGGCAATGGCCTGCTGTTCCGAGGGGCGCGTCCCCCGGCCGGTGGACAGTGTCACTGGTTCTGGGGCCTATGGACCAACACGCGCCCCATGAGCCGGCTCACGGCGGACAGGTCAGCGGTCGGTCAGGGGAACAGGAAAGAAAAAGGCGTCGATGCCCTCTCTGGGATTGACGGCAGTCAGATCGCTTTGCGGCGGAACCGTCTCGATCCAATTGACCTCCCCGGCCAAGTGTTCCCGGACGATGCGCTCGTGAAAGGCGACCTGACCGGCCTCGGGTTGGCCTTCCCGGCTGTCCCAGAGCAGGTCGAAGTAATGGCTGTAGGCATTGAAGAGATGCCGTTTGCCGGCATTCTCGCCGCTCCAGACGCCGCTTCCCGGCCGTGCGGCTATGATGGTCCCGGCCTGCCACAGCTGGCCGCTGCCCACCCCAGGCGTGTCGAGGTTGGAAGAAGTCACGTAGATGCGGCGTTCCTCCTCGTGCCCGGCCACGTCCAGGAGCATGAGCTTGTTGTGCATGTCGTGGGGCGTGCCAGGGTTGCGGGTGATCCCGGACGGGTCGAGTCTGGGCCAGACCCGGGCCATGGCCAAGACCGAGACGTGGCCCGTGGCCGGATCGAGCCGACGGATCACAGACGGTCCCCGCAGCAGGGCCGTAGTTGGCGTTTCGGCCTTTCCGTCGCCGCTTTGGAACTGCCACAGGAAGCGCACCGTCAAGTTACCCGGCTGCGTCGTGCCCAGGCGGACGTCGCTCTCCCGATCCTCGGTCCGGCCTCCGGCAAAGCCCTCGTCCACGAACCGGAACAGGTGTTCGACAAACCAGGCTGTTTCGCCAATCTCAAAGACGGCGACGTCCAGGCGCACGTCGCGTCCCTGGCGCAACTGGGCGGCGGCGTCGAACAGGGCAGCGTCGTACCAGTTGACAATGCCGGCCTCATGCTGGCCGGCAGAGGGAGCGTTCAGATAGAGCGGCCAGGGACGCTCCGGCGCGGCAGGCCTGCCGCCGACAAAGGCCTGGCCGCGGCCGGCATAGAAGGAGACCAAATAGTTTCCCACTGGTATGGGGGGCAGGCTCGTCCCACTTGCATCCGCGCTCCCATGGCCGCCGGGAAAACGTCCCTGGCCGTTTCCCGCTCCGGCCGCCTCGGACAGGGCCGTGAAGGCGGCGTAAAGGGCGGGCCTTCGCTCCACAAAGCGCAGGGCATTATTGCCCTTGCAGGTCAGGCCCACCGTCTGGAGGTTCAGGGAACCGTGCACGGTGTAATACTCGGCCTGCCCGTCTGAAAGCTGGAGCACCTTGGCATGGGTTTCGGGATTTCCCCAGCGGCCGTGCTGCTTGCCTTCCTCGATGCGGGCCGTCTTTCCCGTCCGCGGCAGCAGTGCCCGCACGCCGTCCGGCGAGATGTCGCCCACGCCGTAGCGGATGGTCAGCGAATCCATGGCGTCGCAGGCGTCGAGGCGGGCCAGAACCCGGCGCGTGACGTCGTCGTCGGTCGTGCGCTGCCTGTCCCGCACGAAATCCACGCCCCTGTCGGGGGTGATGTCGCAGAAATAGTCGGTGTTGAGAAAGCCTATGTGGATGTCGCAGGCGTAGACGCCTTGGCGGCCGGCCAATCGGTCCAGGGGCCAGGACCAGGGGTTAAAGCGGGGATCGTTAGGCAAAAAAATCGCTGCGCGGCTGGCGTCGGGACCGGGGCGGCCAAGGCCCGGTCGGGGATACAGTCCCGACGCCGCGACCGTCGCCGCTAGGCACAACAGCACAATGCGGACAGTTCGTTTCATACGGTGGTGACTCCGGACCCGGGGGGGGGCGTTTGGGGCGGTAGTCGCCGGCGTCAAGGGTACGCCGGCCGCATGCCTTCGACGCGCCTGCGGCCCGTTGACGCTCCTTATGCTTTCGTCCCGCTCCAGCGCTGGAACAGCTCATGGGGAATGTCGAACTGGTCGAGAATCTTGCCGACCGTCTGGTCGACCACGTCCATGATGGTCTTGGGGGCGTGGTAAAACGACGGGGCCGGCGGCAGGATGACGGCCCCCATTTCGGCCAAAGCGACCATGTGGCGCAGATGCCCGAGATGCAGCGGCGTCTCGCGGGGGACGAGGACCAGCTTGCGTCGCTCTTTAAGCGTCACGTCGGCGGCCCGGGTGAGCAGATTGTCGTTTAAGGACAGGGCGATCTGGGCCAGACTCTTCATGGAGCAGGGGGCGACCACCATGCCGCAGACCGGAAAAGAGCCGGACGAGATGGCCGCAGCCAGATTGCCGTGCTCGTGGACCACGTCGGCCAGCGCCCGCACCTCGTCCACACTGTGTTTGGTTTCCAGGCCCAAGGTCACGGCCGCGCCGGAACTGATGATGCAGTGGGTTTCCACGTCCGGGATATGGCGCAGGACTTCGAGCAGCCGGAGGCCATAGACCACGCCGCTGGCGCCGGTGATGCCGACAATAAGTCGTTTCATTTTTTCCCCTCAAGGCTCGTGCGCATCTTTTCCCATCTTCCCTTGCCGAACTTCCGCCCGCCGATTTGGCAGCGTCCTCGGTCAAATCAAACGAACCCCAGGTGGGATTCCAAAGGGTACGGCCCTTAGGGCGCCGGAGGCATGCTTTCTGCCTTCTCGCTTCCTGCCGGTTCAGTCTGGCGGCGTCGTCGTCAAGGCCCCGATGGCCAGGTCTTCCAGAAAGTCGGCCATATCGAACAGGCTGGGCATGGGAGGCTGGCCGGCGTCAAGAGACGTCTTACGTGTCCGTGAACCGGCGGGAATCGACCGTGGCTTTGCGCTCGAGTTTGGCCCAGCCCATTTCCCGGCCGCGCAGCGAGGCGACAAAGGTTTGCAGGGCCACCACATACATGAGTTGCCGGTAGAAAAAACGCTGCGGCACGAGCCACACGAGCAATAGCTTGTCCTCGCTGCGCTCCAAGAAAAAGGCGACCAGACCGGCCAGAATGTCGGCGGCCATGAACAGGGCGTAATAGAAGACCACCTTTTGAAACGAGTCCGGGTCCCAGCTGGCAGGGTGCCACATCCACATGACTGCGGACACGAGGCAGGTGTAGGCCAGCCATAAGTCCATGATGGGCGAGATGAGCTGGAAAAAAATCTGGTAGATCCAGATGTTGGGCAGCCCGCAAAAGCCGAGGAGGCCGTAGCGGGGCCGAAACAGGGCGTCTTTATGTTTCCAGGCCACCTGGAGCGTGCCGAACATCCAACGGAAGCGTTGGCGCAAAAAGCCGCGCATGGTGTCCGGGGCTTCGGTCAGGGCCACGGCCCGGTCTTCGTAGGCCACGACAAAGCCCATGCGCTGGATGCGGATGGTCAGGTCCGCATCCTCGGCCAGGGTTTCGGCCGAGAAGCCACCGGCCGCCTCCACCACCTCGCGCCGCCAAGCGCCGACAGCCCCGGGCACGACCGTTACACTGTCGAGAATGGTCAGAGCCCGGCGGTCGAGGTTCTGGCTGGTTACGTATTCCAAGGCCTGGCAACGGGTCAGGAAATTGATGCGGTTGCCAACCTTGGCATTGCCGGCCACGGCCCCGACCTTGGGATCGGCGAACCAGGCGACCAGACGCATGATGGTGTCCCGGGTGAACACCGTGTCCGCGTCCAGGGTGACTACGATGTCGGCCTTGGTGCGGCCGATGCCGTGGTTGAGCGCTGACGGCTTGCCGCCGTTTGGCTGGGTGACGACGGTGACGAGTGCGTTTCCGGCAAAGGCCTCGCGCACGACCGCGTAGGTGTTGTCGCTAGAGCCGTCGTCCACCACGATGATTTCGAAGGCGGCCGGGTGCTGGCAGGCCAACAGCGACTGCACCGTCTGGAGCACGACCTTTTCCTCGTTATAGGCCGGCACCACCACGGCCACGGAAAGTTTGTCCGCTTGATCGGAGACCGGCTTGTGGCGGCCCCGCACCTTTTCCGCCACCGCCAGGGTCACGAGGATGGCCAGACGCCCCAGGCCAAGGGCCGTGCCGAGAATAAACAGGTACTGGAGGCCGGCCGACCAGGCGAAGAGCAGGAAAAAGCCGATGCGGGTGCCAAGGGCCACCAGCGGATTTTCGTTCTTGGCCTCGGGCATGATGGTGTCGCGCGTCTGGCCCAGGAGTTCGGAAACCGTGGCGAATTGGTAGCCTTTTCCCCGCAGGATTTCGATGATCCGGGGCAGGGCGGCCACGGTCTGGGCCCGGTCGCCGCCGCCGTCGTGGAGCAGGATGATGTTGCCTTCACCGATTTCAACCTGGCGCACGGTCTCCTCGACAATGGCGTCAACGCCCGGCTGCCGCCAGTCGTTGGGGTCGATGTTCATGCCCACGAACACGTACCCCTGCTTGCCGAGGATCTCCAGCGGCCGGACCTGATCCTGGGTCTCGGGTTCGCTGTCCTCGCCGTAGGGGGAGCGGAACAGATGGGTCCGGTGGCCGAGAACGCTTTCGAAAAGCCGCTGGGTGGCGGAAACCTCCAGGGTGAGCTGGGTGGTGGAGACGTCGGCGATGTTGGGATGGGTGTAGGTGTGGTTGCCGATGTCGTGGCCCTCGGCGTAGGTGCGCCGCAACAGTTCGGGATTTCGCTCGGCGTTGGAGCCGATGACGAAAAAGGTCGCCGCCGCGCCGGTCTGGCGGAGGATGTCGAGAATCCGGGGGGTGTATTTGGGGTCTGGCCCGTCGTCAAAGGTCAGGGCCACGGTTTTGGGTGTAAAGCCATGGCGCTCGATGACGTAGGGCGAGGGATACACCTCGAAGCTTTCGCCGGTGATGAGCCGGCTTTTGCCGTCGTAGGTGATGCTGCGCCGGCCGATATGGGGGGTCTGGGCAATGCGCAGAATTTCTCCCTGGCCTTCATAGTCCAAGTCGTAATCGAACCGGATTTCTTCCAACCGCGCGGCGGCCTCGGCTCCGGGGGCCCAATCCGTCCCGAAAAAGGTCCAGATGGACGGGTCTTCGCCGCCCAGACGCCACAGGGCAAACCCGGCGGGCTGGAGCGGCAGGGCCGAGGCCATGGCGTTTAAAACCGTGGTCGCGTCCATGAGCCAGACGTTGTGGGGGACGTCCTTCTCGTCGTCATAGTCGAAATGGGGATTAAGCGACACCGGATCAAGGCTGATGGCCGACTCGGACTCTTTGGCGAGCAGCACCGCCTCCTCGAAGGTGACTTCCTCGGCCGGTTTCCCTTTGGGCCAGTCATAGGCGTAGCTGCCAAGGGCCACCACCAGCTTACCGGCCGGGATGTCGGCCATCCGGGGGCGCAGCGCCTTGACGTACCAGGGCAGGCTGGCGATGGGACCGGGTTTGCCGGCCGCCCAGTGTTCGTCATAGGCCATGATGATGACCTGATCGACCTGTTCGGCAATGGCCCGATAGGGGAAGGCCGGGTCTTCGGCCGGGACGTTTATGGAAACGGCGAGCTTTTCGTTGTGAAAGGCGGTCGACAGTTCGGTGACGAAGCGCAGGTAGTTCTTTTGCGCTTTTGGGGGGACGTCCTCGAAATCGAGGCTGACTCCCGCGAATCCGTTTTTGCGGACAAAGTCCAGGAGTGCGGCCACGACCCGGGCCCGGGCCTCGCTGCTGGCCGCCATGCGGGCCAGCAGGTCGCCGCGCCAGGTCATGTCGATGAAATTATTGACGAGCGGCATGATGGGCAGGTCAGGCCGGCTGGAGCGGATGAAGCGCAGGGCCTCGCGGGTCTTGTCCGGGCTGTCCTCGCGGATGGTTCCGTCTCCGTCCACCATATGCAGCCATTCGGGAATGAGGATGTCGAGGTTGCCGATGTGCTTTTTGAGTGAACTGAGGCTGGCGTCGTCCCAGTTGACAAAAAAGCCGATGGCCTTGGTGGCGTAGGGCTGGGTCGGGGCGTTGCGCGCGACCGGCGGGGAATGGCGGTTGGCTTTGATTTCCTTGGCCAGGGTGCGCTTGAGCTTGGCCAGACGGGCATCAGCGGCAGCCGGCGTTTCCACAGGCAGCGGCGGGCTTAAATGGTTGGGGCGGGGCAGAAACCGGGCCGCCGGCAGGGAGAGGGATTCCAGGGCCGGATTGACCAGCACGCTGACCACGAGCGCAACCAGGACAGCCGAGACCAGCACGGCCGCAAGCAAGGCCCCTGCTTTGACTTTGGGCCAGCGCTTGTTGTTCGGGTCGAAGAAAACCGGACGTTTTGAGGGCAGGTGCACGGTGGGCTCGTCTGGTTGAAGTGGCCGGGGCTGGCGTG
This DNA window, taken from Desulfovibrio sp. TomC, encodes the following:
- a CDS encoding glycosyltransferase; its protein translation is MHLPSKRPVFFDPNNKRWPKVKAGALLAAVLVSAVLVALVVSVLVNPALESLSLPAARFLPRPNHLSPPLPVETPAAADARLAKLKRTLAKEIKANRHSPPVARNAPTQPYATKAIGFFVNWDDASLSSLKKHIGNLDILIPEWLHMVDGDGTIREDSPDKTREALRFIRSSRPDLPIMPLVNNFIDMTWRGDLLARMAASSEARARVVAALLDFVRKNGFAGVSLDFEDVPPKAQKNYLRFVTELSTAFHNEKLAVSINVPAEDPAFPYRAIAEQVDQVIIMAYDEHWAAGKPGPIASLPWYVKALRPRMADIPAGKLVVALGSYAYDWPKGKPAEEVTFEEAVLLAKESESAISLDPVSLNPHFDYDDEKDVPHNVWLMDATTVLNAMASALPLQPAGFALWRLGGEDPSIWTFFGTDWAPGAEAAARLEEIRFDYDLDYEGQGEILRIAQTPHIGRRSITYDGKSRLITGESFEVYPSPYVIERHGFTPKTVALTFDDGPDPKYTPRILDILRQTGAAATFFVIGSNAERNPELLRRTYAEGHDIGNHTYTHPNIADVSTTQLTLEVSATQRLFESVLGHRTHLFRSPYGEDSEPETQDQVRPLEILGKQGYVFVGMNIDPNDWRQPGVDAIVEETVRQVEIGEGNIILLHDGGGDRAQTVAALPRIIEILRGKGYQFATVSELLGQTRDTIMPEAKNENPLVALGTRIGFFLLFAWSAGLQYLFILGTALGLGRLAILVTLAVAEKVRGRHKPVSDQADKLSVAVVVPAYNEEKVVLQTVQSLLACQHPAAFEIIVVDDGSSDNTYAVVREAFAGNALVTVVTQPNGGKPSALNHGIGRTKADIVVTLDADTVFTRDTIMRLVAWFADPKVGAVAGNAKVGNRINFLTRCQALEYVTSQNLDRRALTILDSVTVVPGAVGAWRREVVEAAGGFSAETLAEDADLTIRIQRMGFVVAYEDRAVALTEAPDTMRGFLRQRFRWMFGTLQVAWKHKDALFRPRYGLLGFCGLPNIWIYQIFFQLISPIMDLWLAYTCLVSAVMWMWHPASWDPDSFQKVVFYYALFMAADILAGLVAFFLERSEDKLLLVWLVPQRFFYRQLMYVVALQTFVASLRGREMGWAKLERKATVDSRRFTDT
- a CDS encoding xanthine dehydrogenase family protein molybdopterin-binding subunit, whose product is MGAEADVAGQASSPRVDALAKTCGCERYAADETPAGCLWAGVRRAGLPHGRIAGLDVASARGLPGVVAVLTRADVPGTNRQGIVHKDQPVLCGERVRHCGDPVALVVAENREALAAGLAAIRVDFEALPGVFDPVQALSPDAPLVHSGREEGNLLAHGLMEKGDAGAALANCDVVVAGRFATPLQDHVFLEPPNGLARLLPSGLLDMVVSTQAPFRDRFEIAQALGLDPQRIRVRAPYLGGGFGGKDGATVQCLLALAALRLPGRWVKMVWSREETFLAGYKRHAAVMDIRLGAAADGRLQALDCAMHFDAGPYAHLSGEIMELGMEHAGGPYRIPHTRIEGFCAYTNNPVGGAFRGFGVVQATFALERAMDLLATRLGRTPDSLRLQNALRPGEKNAVGVAVEPGTDVAACLQAAMDHPFWTGREAWKQAAPPLTRRGVGLVAVHNAMGYGRGLPDHAAAKLELTRQGTFRLYNSVPDMGQGNAAAFVAMAAKALGQPETAFACVQPDTRVCPPAGSSSASRTTYTFGNALLRACRAMAEKLRTRAALALLCDAPDRLTLVPGGVSDPATGRTVPLSLLAGFLIRDDRIYIDQFVMPVVADPPDTGHACKLGFPHRFYSYGACLCGVEVDELTGRVRLAQCLGVVACGRVFSLAGVEQQIQGATAQGAGLTLFEDMALDQGRIRAADLSTYLIPTALDLPDIACLALPDNEPTGPMGLKGMGEVGIHGPGPAVAQALYDAIGMDVTRLPVAPEAVLSALEDENA
- a CDS encoding UbiX family flavin prenyltransferase, which translates into the protein MKRLIVGITGASGVVYGLRLLEVLRHIPDVETHCIISSGAAVTLGLETKHSVDEVRALADVVHEHGNLAAAISSGSFPVCGMVVAPCSMKSLAQIALSLNDNLLTRAADVTLKERRKLVLVPRETPLHLGHLRHMVALAEMGAVILPPAPSFYHAPKTIMDVVDQTVGKILDQFDIPHELFQRWSGTKA